A DNA window from Micromonospora sp. NBC_01739 contains the following coding sequences:
- a CDS encoding ABC transporter permease, with protein MSSTETTVRAGSDQIRPGGATPRRRRLPLRTRLRRDWQLLAMIAPGFVILLIFSYLPILGNVIAFQDYNPYVGSNPLEAFVKSNWIGFGQFQLLFADPAFWHAFRNTLAITAFQLVFFFPLPILLAIVLHSLLSSRLRGFIQTVVYLPHFFSWVLVVSFFVAMLGGAGLLAQTMREAGMEPWNVMTNPDTFILLVTVEAVWKDVGWGTIVFLAALSTIDQNLYEAAAADGAGRWRRLWHITLPGLRPVIVLLLILRLGDALSVGFEQFLLQRDAVGRQASEVLDTFVYHFSIATGNYGYGAAAGLFKAAVGLCLILAANKVAHMLGERGIYSRS; from the coding sequence ATGAGCAGCACCGAAACCACCGTCCGGGCCGGGTCCGACCAGATCCGGCCCGGCGGGGCCACCCCCCGACGCCGACGCCTGCCGTTGCGCACCCGGCTGCGCCGGGACTGGCAGTTGCTGGCCATGATCGCGCCCGGCTTCGTCATCCTGCTGATCTTCAGCTACCTGCCGATCCTCGGTAACGTCATCGCCTTTCAGGACTACAACCCGTACGTCGGCAGCAATCCGCTGGAGGCGTTCGTCAAGAGCAACTGGATCGGCTTCGGGCAGTTCCAACTGCTGTTCGCCGATCCGGCGTTCTGGCACGCCTTCCGCAACACCCTGGCGATCACCGCGTTCCAGCTGGTGTTCTTCTTCCCGCTGCCGATCCTGCTGGCGATCGTCCTGCACAGCCTGCTCTCCAGTCGGCTGCGCGGCTTCATCCAGACCGTGGTCTACCTGCCGCACTTCTTCAGCTGGGTGCTGGTGGTCAGCTTCTTCGTCGCCATGCTCGGCGGCGCCGGACTCCTCGCCCAGACCATGCGCGAGGCCGGGATGGAACCGTGGAACGTGATGACCAACCCGGACACCTTCATCCTCCTGGTCACCGTCGAGGCAGTCTGGAAGGACGTCGGCTGGGGCACGATCGTCTTCCTGGCCGCCCTGTCCACCATCGACCAGAACCTGTACGAGGCGGCGGCGGCGGACGGTGCCGGCCGGTGGCGCCGGTTGTGGCACATCACCCTGCCGGGCCTGCGTCCGGTGATCGTGCTGCTGCTCATCCTGCGCCTCGGTGACGCCCTCTCGGTCGGCTTCGAGCAGTTCCTGCTGCAACGCGACGCCGTCGGTAGGCAGGCCTCCGAGGTGCTGGACACCTTCGTCTACCACTTCTCCATCGCCACCGGGAACTACGGCTACGGCGCCGCGGCCGGGTTGTTCAAGGCCGCCGTCGGGCTCTGCCTGATCCTGGCCGCCAACAAGGTGGCACACATGCTCGGCGAACGAGGGATCTACTCACGGTCATGA
- a CDS encoding carbohydrate ABC transporter permease produces MTATFLRKPPGTRPRRPAWEEPPSPLGQGAKAVLLGLLVLSVLFPLWVILVTSLSSRETIAEAGGLVVIPKGIDTSAYATIFAGGAVTRALWISTLVTVIGTILALTITVLAAYGLSRPGSLGYRWLLAYFLLPFLIYPPLVPKYLVVTGLGLKDTIWALILPPAISVFNLVVVRGFFQGIPSELVDSARIDGASDFRTLTQIVLPLARAVIAVVGLFYAVSYWNVWFDALLFIDRNDMYPIQRVLQSYLLAGQAPTNSGAATGVTMPPTEAIKMAVVVLTVTPIVAVYPFIQRHFVKGVLIGAIKG; encoded by the coding sequence ATGACCGCCACCTTCCTGCGGAAGCCACCCGGAACCCGTCCCCGCCGCCCGGCCTGGGAGGAGCCGCCCAGCCCGCTCGGTCAGGGAGCCAAGGCCGTACTGCTGGGCCTGCTGGTGCTCAGTGTGCTGTTCCCGCTCTGGGTGATCCTGGTGACCAGCCTGTCCTCCCGGGAGACCATCGCCGAGGCCGGGGGCCTGGTGGTCATCCCCAAGGGGATAGACACCTCCGCGTACGCCACCATCTTCGCCGGGGGCGCGGTCACCCGGGCCCTGTGGATCAGCACCCTGGTCACCGTCATCGGCACCATCCTGGCGTTGACCATCACCGTGCTCGCCGCGTACGGGCTGTCCCGGCCCGGGTCCCTCGGCTACCGCTGGCTGCTGGCGTACTTCCTGCTGCCCTTCCTGATCTATCCGCCGCTGGTGCCGAAATATCTCGTGGTCACCGGGCTGGGGCTCAAGGACACCATCTGGGCGTTGATCCTGCCGCCCGCGATCAGCGTCTTCAACCTGGTCGTGGTCCGGGGCTTCTTCCAGGGCATCCCCTCCGAACTGGTGGACAGCGCCCGCATCGACGGGGCCAGCGACTTCCGCACCCTGACCCAGATCGTGCTGCCACTGGCCCGGGCGGTCATCGCGGTGGTCGGCCTGTTCTACGCGGTCTCCTACTGGAACGTCTGGTTCGACGCCCTGCTGTTCATCGACCGCAACGACATGTACCCGATCCAGCGGGTGTTGCAGAGCTACCTGCTGGCCGGTCAGGCACCGACCAACTCCGGTGCGGCCACCGGCGTCACGATGCCACCCACGGAGGCCATCAAGATGGCCGTCGTCGTGCTCACCGTGACGCCGATCGTCGCGGTCTACCCCTTCATCCAGCGGCACTTCGTCAAGGGCGTCCTGATCGGCGCCATCAAGGGCTGA
- a CDS encoding DUF4132 domain-containing protein, whose amino-acid sequence MTTTTDTVGLATRARDLVAANDLTALADHLYTHARFCRDNPEVRAALRALPRPDVARLVQAMATLVRQDPVRTWLVRDLIGQLSRRLPTDLATEQLQDLAAYAVQEPYSLSPTALETIARSLLATGPLSGELMAVLVDRSDESQRLRQLIAELTGPQLDPADPWAEQILAELPTLGPVWQRLVAHASTATTPRPPAGWSTEASRLLTPADPAEARQVLDRWLATAARTPQRPPAPINADLLRGLLWLVERTGPAPEQVRLIGGLVEAMLRRLPGIGPACPKVANAAVGVLGRLDGEAALAQLARLSTRVTYKGTRNEIDKALDARAAAMGIGRDEIEELAVPDYGLTGVGRHEVTLGGCRAELLIAGTSVTLAWCNESGRQVKSPPATVRRDHPAQLAELKGLAKEVSGMLAAQTARLDGLFLAQRTWAFGVWRQRYLDHPLVGVLARRLLWLVDGVPCGWADGALRTVDDSPVAVADDAQVRIWHPIGRPVPEVVGWREWLERHRVVQPFKQAHREVYLLTPAEETTGTYSNRFAGHILRQHQFHALAAVRGWTDRLRLMVDDSYPPTFRELPGWGLRAEYWVEGIGDEYGADTTESGSYLRLVTDQVRFYPIAAAQNWSHADGGGYSPGRWTNALPSEPLPLDQIPPLVFSEIMRDVDLFVGVASVGNDPTWSDGGPQGRFRDYWSSYSFGELSATAETRRDLLARLLPRLAVGQRARIDGRFLVVDGDLRTYRIHLGSGNILMSPNDAYLCIVPDRATGRVQEQQFLPFEGDGLLAVILSKAMLLAKDAEITDPTITRQISLA is encoded by the coding sequence ATGACCACCACCACCGACACTGTCGGGCTCGCCACCCGCGCCCGTGACCTGGTCGCCGCGAACGACCTGACCGCGCTGGCCGACCACCTCTACACCCATGCCCGGTTCTGCCGGGACAACCCGGAGGTACGCGCCGCGCTCCGCGCGCTGCCCCGCCCGGACGTGGCCCGGCTGGTGCAGGCCATGGCCACCCTGGTGAGACAGGACCCGGTCCGGACCTGGTTGGTGCGGGATCTGATCGGGCAGCTGTCCCGCCGGCTCCCCACCGACCTGGCGACCGAACAGCTTCAGGACCTTGCCGCGTACGCCGTGCAGGAGCCGTACTCGTTGTCGCCGACCGCGCTGGAGACGATCGCCCGGAGCCTGCTGGCCACCGGTCCGCTCTCCGGCGAGTTGATGGCGGTGCTTGTCGACCGGTCCGACGAGAGTCAACGGCTACGGCAGTTGATCGCCGAGCTGACCGGGCCGCAGCTCGACCCGGCCGACCCGTGGGCCGAGCAGATCCTGGCCGAGCTGCCCACCCTCGGCCCGGTCTGGCAGCGGCTGGTCGCCCATGCCAGCACCGCGACCACCCCCCGACCCCCGGCCGGCTGGTCGACCGAGGCGTCCCGACTGCTCACCCCGGCCGACCCGGCCGAGGCCCGGCAGGTCCTCGACCGGTGGCTGGCCACCGCCGCGCGGACGCCGCAACGCCCGCCGGCTCCGATCAACGCCGACCTGCTGCGGGGCCTGCTCTGGCTGGTCGAGCGCACCGGTCCGGCCCCCGAGCAGGTACGCCTGATCGGCGGCCTGGTCGAGGCGATGCTGCGTCGGCTGCCCGGCATCGGCCCGGCCTGCCCTAAGGTGGCCAACGCGGCGGTCGGGGTGCTCGGCCGCCTCGACGGGGAGGCGGCCCTGGCGCAGCTAGCCCGGCTGTCGACCCGGGTCACCTACAAGGGCACCCGCAACGAGATCGACAAGGCGCTCGACGCTCGCGCGGCGGCGATGGGCATCGGGCGGGACGAGATCGAGGAGTTGGCCGTCCCGGATTACGGCCTGACCGGGGTGGGCCGGCACGAGGTGACCCTCGGCGGCTGCCGGGCCGAGCTGCTGATCGCCGGCACCAGCGTCACCCTGGCCTGGTGCAACGAGTCCGGCCGTCAGGTCAAGAGCCCACCGGCCACGGTACGCCGGGACCACCCGGCGCAACTGGCCGAGCTCAAGGGCCTGGCCAAGGAGGTCAGCGGGATGCTGGCCGCCCAGACGGCCCGGTTGGACGGGCTGTTCCTGGCCCAGCGCACCTGGGCCTTCGGCGTGTGGCGGCAGCGTTACCTGGATCATCCGCTGGTCGGCGTGCTGGCCCGCCGGTTGCTCTGGCTGGTCGACGGGGTGCCGTGCGGGTGGGCCGACGGTGCGCTGCGCACCGTGGACGACAGTCCGGTCGCCGTTGCCGACGACGCGCAGGTGCGGATCTGGCATCCGATCGGGCGGCCGGTGCCGGAGGTGGTCGGTTGGCGGGAGTGGCTGGAGCGGCACCGGGTCGTCCAGCCGTTCAAGCAGGCGCACCGGGAGGTCTACCTGCTAACCCCGGCCGAGGAGACCACCGGCACCTACTCCAACCGGTTCGCCGGGCACATCCTGCGGCAGCACCAGTTCCACGCGCTGGCCGCGGTCCGGGGCTGGACCGACCGGCTCCGGCTGATGGTCGACGACTCGTACCCGCCGACCTTCCGGGAACTGCCCGGCTGGGGCCTGCGCGCCGAGTACTGGGTGGAGGGGATCGGCGACGAGTACGGTGCCGACACCACCGAGAGCGGCTCTTACCTGCGGCTCGTCACCGACCAGGTGCGCTTCTACCCGATCGCCGCCGCACAGAACTGGTCGCACGCCGACGGTGGCGGCTACTCGCCGGGGCGGTGGACGAATGCCCTGCCGAGCGAGCCCCTGCCGCTCGACCAGATCCCGCCGCTGGTGTTCAGCGAGATCATGCGGGACGTCGACCTGTTCGTCGGGGTGGCCAGCGTCGGCAACGACCCGACCTGGTCCGACGGCGGCCCGCAGGGCCGATTCCGGGACTACTGGTCCTCGTACAGTTTCGGGGAGTTGTCCGCGACGGCCGAGACCCGGCGCGACCTGCTGGCCCGGCTGCTGCCCCGGCTGGCGGTGGGGCAGCGGGCCCGCATCGACGGCCGGTTCCTGGTGGTCGACGGTGACCTGCGCACGTACCGGATCCACCTGGGGTCGGGCAACATCCTGATGAGCCCGAACGACGCCTACCTCTGCATCGTTCCCGACCGTGCCACGGGCCGGGTGCAGGAGCAGCAGTTCCTGCCCTTCGAGGGTGACGGTCTGCTCGCCGTCATCCTCAGCAAGGCGATGCTGCTGGCCAAGGACGCCGAGATCACCGATCCGACCATCACCCGGCAGATCAGCCTCGCCTGA
- a CDS encoding family 43 glycosylhydrolase — translation MLAALVVVGAGVVVGPGAPARAAAVVFSNPLAEQRADPHIYRHTDGYYYFTATVPEYDRIVLRRATTLQGLATAPERVIWRKHSSGEMGAHIWAPEIHFIDGRWYVYFAAGRTDDIWAIRPYVLESSAANPLDGPWTERGQLQPARSSFSLDATTFVHNGQRYLAWAEYAGSNSNIYLARAINPWTYAGTPTLIATPTYAWETRGYRVNEGPAVLIRNGRVFMTYSASATDASYAVGLLTASANSDLLNPASWSKRATPVLASDARTGQWGPGHNSFTVAEDGSDVIVYHSRNYERYLGNGYDPLNDPNRRTRIQRVYWNADGTPNFGVPVPDGATPVRLRAHDLPDRYLRHWEFRVRLEPNVTNLADSQFRIVPGLSNSAAISLESTNYPGYYLRHRNHQLWVERNDGSNLFRQDATFTRRAGLADAGKVSLESVNFPGQYVRHRDGLLYLEAVPDAAGRASATFALD, via the coding sequence GTGCTCGCCGCTCTGGTGGTGGTGGGTGCCGGGGTGGTGGTGGGGCCGGGTGCGCCGGCGCGGGCCGCCGCCGTGGTCTTCAGCAATCCGCTGGCCGAGCAGCGGGCTGACCCGCACATCTACCGGCACACCGACGGCTACTACTACTTCACCGCCACCGTGCCCGAGTACGACCGGATCGTGCTGCGCCGGGCCACCACCCTGCAGGGGCTGGCCACCGCACCCGAGCGGGTGATCTGGCGGAAACACAGCAGTGGTGAGATGGGCGCACACATCTGGGCCCCGGAGATCCACTTCATCGACGGCCGGTGGTACGTCTACTTCGCCGCCGGGCGGACGGACGACATCTGGGCCATCCGGCCGTACGTGCTGGAGAGCAGCGCGGCCAACCCCCTGGACGGGCCGTGGACCGAACGCGGCCAACTCCAGCCGGCCCGCAGCAGCTTCTCCCTCGACGCGACCACCTTCGTGCACAACGGGCAGCGGTACCTGGCCTGGGCCGAGTACGCCGGCAGCAACTCGAACATCTACCTGGCCCGAGCGATAAACCCCTGGACGTACGCCGGCACCCCGACCCTGATCGCCACCCCCACGTACGCCTGGGAGACCCGGGGTTACCGGGTGAACGAGGGACCGGCGGTGCTGATCCGCAACGGTCGGGTCTTCATGACCTACTCGGCCAGCGCCACCGACGCCAGCTACGCCGTCGGACTGCTCACCGCCTCGGCCAACAGCGACCTGCTCAACCCGGCCTCTTGGAGCAAGCGGGCCACCCCGGTGCTGGCCAGCGACGCCCGGACCGGCCAGTGGGGTCCCGGCCACAACTCCTTCACGGTCGCCGAGGACGGCAGCGACGTGATCGTCTACCACTCCCGCAACTACGAGCGGTACCTCGGCAACGGCTACGACCCGCTGAACGACCCGAACCGGCGTACCCGGATCCAGCGGGTGTACTGGAACGCCGACGGTACGCCGAACTTCGGGGTGCCGGTGCCGGACGGCGCCACCCCGGTCCGGCTGCGCGCCCACGACCTGCCGGACCGCTACCTGCGGCACTGGGAGTTCCGGGTCCGGTTGGAGCCGAACGTGACGAACCTGGCCGACTCGCAGTTCCGGATCGTCCCCGGCCTGTCGAATTCCGCAGCGATCTCCCTGGAGTCGACCAACTATCCCGGCTACTACCTGCGGCACCGCAACCACCAGCTCTGGGTGGAGCGCAACGACGGCTCCAACCTGTTCCGGCAGGACGCCACCTTCACCCGTCGGGCCGGCCTGGCCGACGCGGGGAAGGTGTCCCTGGAATCGGTGAACTTCCCCGGCCAGTACGTCCGGCACCGCGACGGGCTGCTCTACCTGGAGGCCGTACCGGATGCGGCCGGGCGGGCCTCGGCCACCTTCGCGCTGGACTGA
- a CDS encoding 3-oxoacyl-ACP reductase family protein, with product MTVRHAHRVALVTGGSRGIGAAIARRLAEDGIHVAFTYRAAEASAKAVVAGIEAYGRRGLAISADSADPAAVVGAVERTVDEFGRLDILVNNAGVFAGGPIESVSFEDLDRAVAVNVRGVYLATQAAVRHMGAGGRIVNIGSSFSSRVTVPGVSAYAMTKSAVNGLTRALARELGPRGITVNLILPGSTDTDMNPADSAEADAQRSQIALGRYASPSDVAATVSHLVGDGGRHISGASIAVDGAATA from the coding sequence ATGACTGTCCGACATGCTCATCGGGTTGCACTGGTCACGGGCGGAAGCCGGGGTATCGGCGCCGCCATCGCGCGCCGGCTGGCCGAGGACGGCATCCATGTCGCCTTCACCTACCGCGCCGCCGAGGCCAGCGCCAAGGCCGTGGTCGCCGGCATCGAGGCGTACGGCCGCAGGGGTCTGGCGATCAGTGCGGACAGTGCCGACCCGGCGGCGGTCGTGGGTGCGGTCGAGCGGACGGTTGACGAGTTCGGGCGGCTGGACATCCTGGTCAACAACGCCGGGGTCTTCGCCGGTGGGCCGATCGAGTCGGTCAGCTTCGAAGACCTGGACCGGGCGGTAGCGGTGAACGTGCGCGGGGTCTACCTGGCCACCCAGGCGGCGGTACGCCACATGGGCGCGGGCGGGCGGATCGTCAACATCGGCAGCAGCTTCTCCAGCCGGGTCACCGTGCCCGGGGTGAGCGCGTACGCGATGACCAAGAGTGCGGTCAACGGCCTGACCCGGGCCCTGGCCCGGGAACTGGGCCCACGGGGGATCACCGTCAACCTGATCCTGCCCGGTTCCACCGACACCGACATGAACCCGGCGGACAGCGCCGAGGCCGACGCCCAGCGCAGCCAGATCGCCCTGGGTCGGTACGCCTCCCCCTCCGACGTCGCGGCCACGGTCAGCCACCTGGTCGGCGACGGCGGCCGCCACATCAGCGGCGCGTCGATCGCCGTAGACGGCGCCGCCACCGCCTGA
- a CDS encoding RNA polymerase sigma factor, which yields MDEALLRGLIPGVLGVLGRRGADFATAEDAVQEALIEAIRTWPADPPRDPKGWLVTVAWRRFLDLTRADAARRRRENLVEEEPAPGPVPDVDDTLQLYFRCAHPSLAPSSAVALTLRAVGGLTTRQIAQAYLVPEATMAQRISRAKRTVSGVRFDQPGEVATVLRVLYLVFNEGYSGNVDLAAEAIRLTRQLATVIDHPEVVGLLALMLLHHARRASRIAPDGSLVPLAEQDRGRWDTTTIAEGVQLLQGALARDRLGEFQAQAAIAALHADALTAEETDWVQIVEWYEELVRLTDSPVVRLNRAVAVGEADGPRAGLAALAALDESLPRYRAVAAYLHERDGNLVTAARLYAEAAHQALNLAERDHLTRQAARLNTHRSR from the coding sequence ATGGACGAGGCACTGCTTCGGGGTCTCATCCCGGGCGTGCTCGGGGTCCTCGGCCGTCGCGGAGCGGACTTCGCGACGGCCGAGGACGCCGTACAGGAGGCCCTGATCGAGGCGATCCGGACCTGGCCCGCCGACCCGCCACGGGACCCGAAGGGTTGGCTGGTCACCGTGGCCTGGCGGCGGTTCCTGGACCTGACCCGGGCGGACGCCGCGCGCCGTCGCCGGGAAAACCTCGTCGAGGAGGAGCCGGCACCGGGGCCGGTGCCGGACGTGGACGACACCCTCCAGCTGTACTTCCGCTGCGCCCATCCCTCGCTGGCCCCCTCCTCCGCGGTCGCCCTGACCCTGCGCGCGGTCGGTGGGCTGACCACCCGGCAGATCGCCCAGGCCTACCTGGTGCCGGAGGCGACCATGGCCCAGCGCATCAGCCGGGCCAAACGCACCGTGTCGGGGGTACGGTTCGATCAGCCGGGCGAGGTCGCCACCGTGCTGCGGGTGCTGTATCTGGTCTTCAACGAGGGATACTCCGGCAATGTCGACCTGGCGGCTGAGGCGATCCGGCTGACCCGGCAACTCGCCACAGTGATCGATCATCCCGAGGTGGTCGGGCTGCTGGCCCTCATGCTGCTGCACCACGCCCGGCGGGCCAGCCGGATCGCACCGGACGGCAGCCTGGTGCCGCTGGCCGAGCAGGACCGGGGCCGCTGGGACACCACCACGATCGCCGAGGGGGTCCAGCTTCTTCAGGGAGCCCTGGCCCGGGACCGGTTGGGCGAGTTCCAGGCCCAGGCGGCCATCGCGGCACTGCACGCCGACGCCCTGACCGCCGAGGAGACCGACTGGGTGCAGATCGTCGAGTGGTACGAAGAACTGGTCCGACTGACCGACAGCCCGGTCGTACGACTCAACCGGGCGGTCGCCGTCGGGGAGGCCGACGGTCCGCGCGCCGGCCTGGCGGCGCTCGCGGCCTTGGACGAGTCCCTGCCCCGTTACCGGGCGGTGGCGGCCTACCTGCACGAACGCGACGGCAACCTGGTGACGGCGGCACGCCTGTACGCCGAGGCCGCCCACCAGGCCCTCAACCTGGCCGAACGGGATCACCTGACCCGCCAGGCCGCCCGCCTGAACACTCACCGGTCCCGCTGA
- a CDS encoding YciI family protein, whose amino-acid sequence MAKYLLLKHYRGAPDPVNNVPMTQWTPEEISAHMQYMSDFADRLVATGEFVDGQALAPEGTFVRYDGEGRPPVTDGPFAETKDLIAGWMVIDVDSYERAIELAGELSAAPGAGGKPIHEWLEVRPFLTVPPNATQ is encoded by the coding sequence ATGGCCAAGTACCTGCTGCTCAAGCACTACCGAGGTGCTCCAGACCCGGTGAACAACGTGCCGATGACGCAGTGGACGCCGGAGGAGATCTCGGCACACATGCAGTACATGAGTGACTTCGCGGACCGGCTGGTGGCGACCGGGGAGTTCGTCGACGGTCAGGCCCTGGCCCCGGAGGGGACCTTCGTCCGATACGACGGGGAGGGCCGCCCCCCGGTCACCGATGGTCCCTTCGCGGAGACCAAGGACCTCATCGCCGGTTGGATGGTGATCGATGTCGACAGCTACGAGCGGGCCATCGAGTTGGCCGGGGAGCTGTCGGCCGCGCCGGGGGCCGGCGGGAAGCCGATCCACGAGTGGCTGGAGGTACGCCCCTTCCTGACCGTCCCGCCGAACGCCACCCAGTGA
- a CDS encoding DUF2804 domain-containing protein, translating into MTHEKETTEPIDLCLADGRLRPEAVGFSRRPVHRANLRGWGRNKRWEYWGIVTPSHIVGLVASSLDYAGVHSLYVLDRATGVEIDRGAVVPFARGTLFPPVSGAGEVRARGGGISIEIDQTAAGTTIRATAKDIEVDLVVPLPEGHESLSVVVPWSTRRFQYTVKDLGRPVRGTLRVGGVPHVVDEADSFAVLDHGRGRWPYSIRWNWAAGCGPGRAIQLGGRWTDGTGSTENGLFLDGRLHKIGDELRWEYDRADWLRPWRISGARVQVRFHPFHEKVARTNLGVLANETHQCFGHFTGWATTDDGERVDLDGLVGWAEEARNRW; encoded by the coding sequence GTGACGCACGAGAAGGAGACCACCGAGCCGATCGACCTGTGCCTGGCCGACGGGCGGTTGCGGCCGGAGGCGGTGGGGTTCAGCCGCCGTCCGGTACACCGGGCCAACCTGCGTGGCTGGGGCCGCAACAAGCGCTGGGAGTACTGGGGGATCGTCACCCCCAGCCACATCGTCGGCCTGGTGGCCTCCTCGCTGGACTACGCCGGGGTGCACAGCCTCTATGTGCTCGACCGGGCTACGGGGGTGGAGATCGACCGGGGCGCGGTGGTTCCCTTCGCCCGGGGCACCCTCTTTCCGCCGGTCAGCGGGGCGGGTGAGGTGCGGGCCCGCGGTGGCGGGATCTCGATCGAGATCGACCAGACGGCGGCGGGGACCACGATCCGGGCCACCGCGAAGGACATCGAGGTCGACCTGGTGGTGCCGCTGCCGGAGGGACATGAATCACTCAGCGTGGTGGTGCCCTGGAGCACCCGCCGGTTCCAGTACACCGTCAAGGACCTCGGTCGGCCGGTACGCGGCACCCTGCGGGTCGGCGGGGTGCCGCATGTGGTCGACGAGGCTGACTCCTTCGCCGTACTGGACCACGGGCGGGGCCGGTGGCCGTACTCGATCCGTTGGAACTGGGCCGCCGGCTGCGGTCCGGGCCGGGCCATCCAGCTGGGCGGTCGGTGGACCGACGGCACCGGCTCGACCGAGAACGGTCTCTTCCTGGACGGCCGGCTGCACAAGATCGGTGATGAGCTGCGCTGGGAGTACGACCGTGCCGACTGGTTGCGGCCGTGGCGGATCAGCGGGGCACGGGTCCAGGTGCGGTTTCACCCCTTCCACGAGAAGGTGGCCCGGACCAACCTGGGTGTGCTCGCCAACGAGACACACCAGTGCTTCGGGCACTTCACCGGCTGGGCGACGACCGATGATGGTGAGCGGGTGGACCTGGACGGTCTGGTCGGCTGGGCCGAGGAGGCCCGCAACCGCTGGTAG
- a CDS encoding helix-turn-helix domain-containing protein — translation MAWSTRQLADLAGVTLRSIRHWHDIGLLPEPERRTNGYKQYDAGHLILALRISRLARLGFPLERVGRMLDSEEHGQQSLHGLRAELDTRIAELHRIRAEVEELIRLGVAPDLSPEALVTMEALGDDSASRNLAIVLTHLIPREETTGLVTFLQGVPEELAGLNRAILDLPAEAAEEEILLLADRAATAPGPDLHRAPDQVAEPR, via the coding sequence GTGGCATGGAGCACCCGGCAACTCGCGGACCTGGCCGGAGTCACCCTGCGGTCGATCCGCCACTGGCATGACATCGGGCTGCTGCCCGAACCGGAACGCCGCACGAACGGCTACAAGCAGTACGACGCCGGTCATCTCATTCTCGCGCTGCGGATCAGCCGCTTGGCCCGGCTCGGCTTCCCCCTGGAGCGGGTGGGGCGGATGCTCGACTCCGAGGAGCACGGCCAGCAGTCCCTGCACGGACTGCGCGCGGAACTCGACACCAGGATCGCCGAGCTGCACCGCATCCGCGCCGAGGTGGAGGAACTGATCCGCCTCGGGGTGGCACCCGATCTGTCCCCCGAAGCGCTGGTCACCATGGAGGCCCTGGGAGACGATTCCGCGTCACGAAATCTCGCGATCGTCCTGACCCACCTGATCCCCCGGGAGGAGACGACCGGGCTGGTCACCTTCCTGCAAGGCGTACCGGAGGAGCTTGCCGGCCTCAACCGGGCGATCCTGGACCTGCCCGCCGAGGCGGCGGAGGAGGAGATTCTCCTGCTGGCCGACCGGGCGGCCACCGCCCCCGGACCAGATCTCCACCGAGCCCCGGACCAGGTCGCGGAACCACGGTAG